A region of Pseudomonas putida DNA encodes the following proteins:
- a CDS encoding GNAT family N-acetyltransferase, whose protein sequence is MSVTIRPAVRTDAAQILAFITELADYERARHEVIASVADIEHSLFDEGSTVHSLVCERDGQAIGFAVYFYSYSTWLGRNGIYLEDLYVTPEQRGDGAGRKLLRHIAREAVENGCGRLEWSVLDWNEPAIGFYQSLGAEAQDEWVRYRLDGEKLLAFAQG, encoded by the coding sequence ATGAGCGTCACCATCCGCCCCGCCGTGCGTACCGATGCTGCACAGATTCTCGCCTTCATTACCGAGCTTGCCGATTACGAACGTGCCCGCCACGAGGTCATTGCGTCTGTCGCCGACATAGAGCACAGCCTGTTCGACGAAGGCAGCACCGTGCACAGCCTGGTCTGCGAACGCGATGGCCAGGCGATCGGCTTTGCCGTGTACTTCTACAGCTATTCAACCTGGCTCGGGCGCAATGGGATCTACCTCGAAGACCTGTACGTGACACCGGAGCAGCGCGGAGATGGTGCCGGGCGCAAGCTGCTGCGGCACATCGCCCGCGAGGCTGTAGAGAACGGCTGCGGCCGCCTGGAGTGGAGCGTGCTGGACTGGAACGAACCCGCCATTGGGTTCTACCAGTCGCTGGGGGCCGAAGCGCAGGATGAGTGGGTTCGGTATCGGCTGGATGGCGAGAAGCTGTTGGCGTTTGCCCAGGGTTGA
- a CDS encoding aliphatic sulfonate ABC transporter substrate-binding protein — protein sequence MRVLRLAVLLLLSLAGTAQAADPATLRIGYQKGSTSLALAKQHRYLEQRFANTQVEWIEFPAGPQMLEALNIGSLDIGSTGDIPPIFAQAAGADLLYIGAEPPKPQAEVILVHKDSPVASVGDLKGKRIALQKGSSAHNLLLRALAQAGLSIRDVQPVYLAPADARAAFERGSVDAWAIWDPFYSAIDLEGKARLLADGQGLGLIGPFMLGARGYVEANGAFVGQLLDEISRAEALTRSDEAGSIQLLAQFMGLPEEVVRRSFSHRPASPVIPVSDEIVAAQQRTAELFFQNKVLPKRVDIAGAVWRNK from the coding sequence ATGCGTGTGCTACGCCTTGCCGTCCTGTTGCTGCTGAGCCTGGCCGGTACTGCCCAGGCGGCGGACCCTGCGACCTTGCGCATTGGCTATCAGAAGGGTTCGACCAGCCTGGCCCTGGCCAAGCAGCATCGCTATCTGGAGCAGCGCTTTGCCAATACCCAGGTCGAGTGGATCGAGTTTCCGGCCGGCCCACAGATGCTCGAAGCCCTGAACATCGGTAGCCTGGACATTGGTTCCACCGGCGACATCCCGCCAATCTTCGCCCAGGCGGCCGGTGCCGACCTGCTGTACATCGGCGCTGAACCACCCAAGCCGCAGGCCGAGGTGATCCTGGTGCACAAAGACAGCCCGGTCGCCAGCGTCGGTGATCTCAAGGGCAAGCGGATTGCCCTGCAAAAAGGCTCCAGTGCTCATAATTTGCTGCTGCGTGCCCTGGCCCAAGCCGGGTTGAGCATTCGCGATGTACAGCCGGTGTACCTGGCGCCCGCCGATGCACGCGCGGCGTTCGAGCGCGGCAGCGTGGATGCCTGGGCAATCTGGGACCCGTTCTATTCGGCGATCGACCTTGAGGGCAAGGCGCGGCTGTTGGCCGATGGCCAGGGGCTGGGGCTGATTGGGCCGTTCATGCTGGGGGCGCGGGGGTATGTCGAGGCCAATGGTGCATTTGTCGGTCAACTGCTCGATGAAATCAGCCGGGCCGAGGCGCTCACGCGTAGCGATGAAGCCGGGAGCATCCAGTTGCTGGCGCAGTTCATGGGCTTGCCGGAGGAGGTAGTACGGCGCAGCTTCAGCCACCGGCCGGCCTCGCCGGTGATACCGGTGAGCGATGAAATCGTGGCGGCGCAGCAGCGCACGGCGGAGCTGTTTTTCCAGAACAAGGTGTTGCCCAAGCGGGTGGATATTGCTGGGGCGGTGTGGCGGAATAAATGA
- a CDS encoding LysE family translocator: protein MPAMLASADLLTAFVLFAFVSSITPGPNNTMLLASGVNFGVRRSIPHALGISIGFMVMVLAVGLGLGEVFKAWPVLYTVLRYTGAAYLLYLAWKIATSGPIGTDSAKSRKPLGFWGAAAFQWVNPKAWVMAVGAITTYTPAQGYVTNVIVIAALFALVNLPSVGVWVMFGSALRNLLQNPRWLMLFNVLMAVLLVISLYPLLFVESAFS from the coding sequence ATGCCTGCCATGCTTGCCTCTGCCGACCTGCTTACAGCCTTTGTGCTGTTTGCCTTCGTATCCTCCATCACCCCGGGGCCGAACAACACCATGCTGCTTGCCTCGGGCGTGAACTTCGGCGTGCGCCGTTCGATCCCCCATGCACTGGGCATCAGTATTGGTTTCATGGTCATGGTACTGGCCGTCGGTTTGGGGCTGGGTGAGGTGTTCAAGGCCTGGCCGGTGCTGTACACCGTCCTGCGCTACACCGGCGCCGCCTACCTGCTGTACCTGGCATGGAAGATCGCAACCTCTGGGCCGATCGGCACGGATTCGGCCAAGTCGCGCAAGCCGCTAGGTTTCTGGGGCGCCGCAGCGTTCCAATGGGTCAACCCCAAGGCCTGGGTGATGGCGGTGGGGGCAATCACCACCTACACGCCGGCCCAGGGCTATGTGACGAACGTGATCGTTATTGCCGCGTTGTTCGCCCTGGTCAATCTGCCCAGCGTCGGGGTGTGGGTGATGTTCGGCAGCGCATTGCGCAACCTTTTGCAGAACCCGCGCTGGTTGATGCTGTTCAATGTCCTGATGGCCGTGTTGCTGGTGATTTCACTGTACCCGCTGCTGTTTGTAGAATCGGCATTTTCCTAG